GGTATTGATAATTGCCTCATTTAGAGTCAGACTGGTATcggggaaaaataaaaaatgtctgttCAGAATATTCCTACAGGTTCAAAACAGAAGGAAGCCAAATATCCTTATAATATTTGTTGCTAGATGAGTATTAAATGTAGGAAATGTAGTTTTTAATTTACTAAAAAATCAACAAGGTCTGTTTTCAAGACACTTGCTTAAATGCAGTCGTAATAATCGTACATCCTCTGCTGGCTCTTACTGTGGACAGATTGTAATGCCCCTAGAGGGAAACTTCCAAAAAAACTCATGAAGCCTCAAACTTAGTCTCTCTCTGCTGTCTGATTCAGACACTAATGTGgtaagacagaaaaacatgttaCACTATTTCTTTAAACAGTTACCAAACCGGTTTTTAGTACTAAATATTCAGTTTATAACAATTATCCTAAACTAGAAAGAAATGTTAAAGATGACAGCAGTGCCAGGATTTTTTAAATAGCTGTATTTATAGGCAAAATGATACTTTAGCTATTTTTCACTTATTTTTGTGTCATATGAGCTGCTTTGGAGCCATTTTCATGTAGTAGAGAAGGCACATGATTTCAACTCAACTGCATCCAAAACTCCAGACAAAGTCTGTTTGGACCCAGATGTATCACTTACGTTTTCCAAATACATATAAGCTATATATTAACCAGTTACAACGGGTTACTCTACGAGACTGTGACAAAGTGGGTGAGAGCACCATTTGTCCAGagagtttagtttattatttttacttaacagtcttgtttgtttttgatgtagCCATACCTCATCCTGTAGTCTGCAAACATTTATTAGCCTGGGTtagtttgttttgcatctttacAGATTTACTATAACATTGTGGTTTAAATTAATTCTAAAAGGTTGTgttaagtttatttttctatttatttagtgTAGTTgatttgtgcattttatttttcgTTATGAACTTGCCTGACTTATCTGTGTTCCAGGAGCAAATGGAGACAATGCTGCCTCACTTCCTCTATTTATAGCTTCCTGTAGAAGGCTGATTTCACAGGAAGGAACCAAGTAAGAGGGGGAAGAGAAGCTGTGACATTTTGCTAAACATTAATTGTAGGTTTATGTTTGCCTTAGCTTCAAATATATTGTTGTTGTATGATTTAATTgttaaactaaaatgtttgtgtttgtcacTAGCATGAAGTAGCATCAACAAGTAAATTATTGTGATGTTTAGTCATACCTGCTATCTGGAATATTCCATTAGAGATCATTTTGTTTGACTAGCCAGGGACTATTTAAGCAGAAGAATGTAGCTGTTCAGGAGGAGAGGACCAGGTCAGTGTAGCTGAGTGCACTTGACATTAACTTAGGTTGActtaagttcagttcagtttagttgtGCAATTTTAAACTTTGAGGCAATAtatttttggggatttttctaaatatcttTTTTGGTCACAacgttttttgtaaataaatgacCTGCTACACTGGACAACATCTGCCTACTGCCCTTCttcagccacttgggccaggcTATCGTGACAGAGACCTTTAACAAATCTCTCAGGCTGTCAGAGCTACAGCTGCTCTGCTTGGTGTAACTAATATCTACAACACCAAGAGCTGAAGTTATCTTAAGGCCCTATTAAATATCCATACCTGCTCCAGCCATGGTACTATACAATCATTGTGAAACAAATGATTGCACGGTAGTTGCCTAACGCTCTCATCAACACTGTAGTCTTCTTTGCAGACAGGACACTCTAAGCCGGCACCTGAACAAACACAAAGCGACATACCATCTGTCTGTGTATGCTTGCAATGCGGAGTCACACAGCAAAACTGGAGAGAGAAACAGCTGTCACACGGATTCTGTGCATTCAGGCTAAATGTGCACTgatcttttttaaaaatcatcaaATAAACTGTCTTATGACATAAAACAATAATGCTATGATGTAAAAAAGGAACTTACTGACGTGTTCTTGTGTAATGGAAATGGTTGGTAAACTCTTTATTCTTTCTCTGTCAGCTGGTGGCGGACCAGTGTTTTCAAACTGGTTTAATaactttaaagcaaaaaacaaaagaaacataatcACAGTTAATGACTGAGGGGAAATTtggttaaaacatattttttgttttaatgcctGGAAAGTGCATAGATTCgatttttaacaaacaaataaataaacatcttcACTGCAGCTGCTTTCAGTAGTCAGCTATATTATCTGTACTATAATAAACCTGTAAAACTGTTCATTGAATATTTAACGTCTAAAATAGGCATTTTATAGCTGCAGTCTGATGAACGGGTAGATGCTTTTAAACCTGTGTAATGATAGCATCCAGCCCATTAGCTCCCCAGGCATAGTCCATTGGACTGGAATGTAGCATTCCCCTGCAAAACAACAATGCAGTCAGGTGAAATGTACAAGCACTGATGCAGTACAACtatatttttttctgccaaTTTCACAAACATGTCCCACAGGTCCTTGAACTTACCATGGTCCCATCCCGATGTTTGGCATGGCTGTTGGTGCTATGATTCCATTAACTAGCTGCTGGATGATTCTgctcaagaaaaagaaaaatagcacTAAATGTATGCTTCATCACACTCTTGATTGAATACCAGCCTTGGGATCCAGAGGTACTTtactttacattgttttattaaacatttgaagtgtgaaaatgtattccagTCTGGATGCTCCTTCAAGCTACATTCCATCCAAGTGCAGCTTTAAGGAGAGGAAAATCCGTTTATTCCAGCAACTTGCTGAATATTCAAATCATTGAAATTTTGCACTGAACAAAAGTCTataaacttcaatatatttcttgggattttaagtgcataattgtgaagagggAAAATGatgcacattttttaaaatctgaaaagtgtggtgtgcatttttattttgccttCTTTCCCTGATAGCCcgaataaaatccaatgcaacaaCGACtttgcacaaaaacaaacagttttcagCTGAGGTTTTAATCTAAACTGCTGTTTTCACACATAAAAGGCAACCTTTTCTTTTCTAGAGAGAATATGTAAATTAACTAcagcagtggtgtccaaacatttggccACGTGGGCCAAAATCATCATCTCAAAAgtatgcagttgtttttttaagttaaaaagttctttttttcattttttcttacCTGCTTAACAATAAACTAcacatgaaatattttagtgAAACAAATAAGTTGTGTTTTCTGGGAGAAAGGGATCTGTAAATTGTTGCAGACATACAGATTTCAAATGGTTGCGGGAATGTCCACTGATTTGTTATATCCTTGTCTATTCTCAGCAATAAGAACAGGATTCGGCTCACTCGATCTTTGAAAACGGTTGCTACATTTATCcaagtttaataaattaattaaattcaaatttgggCGCACCAAGGTCTGCTTTTGAGTAAAAGTCTTTGGATATGTGTGGCCCAGTTGAccattttaagaagattttaatttgtcagtAAAAACGTTGctctaatttaaaataaaaaaaagtttccatATGCATCAATTGCCtgggccacactttggacacccaAAGGATGTCATTATTTTCAGGGTCCTGTATAATTATCAAATATAATGAATTACAATATTTTAGGCACAAAAGAGAAACACACACGGTTTTCAGAATTCAATTGTAAAGGGGGATTTAGTAAATCCTTTATACAGCAAACAAAACTGCCCCAACACACACTCCACAATATATGCTGCTCCTGAAGATGTCTCACCCCTCTAAAGTTGGCACTCCTTCGTGGCGCGAACCCTGTCGACGTGGCACATGTCGACCCCGTGGCTGCCTCGCACTGTATCGCTGGCGTGAAGCCATTTCCCTTTCTCGCCTGTTCTCTGCCTCCCGGTTGTCCTCTGTGGATAATCTCGATCGAAGGTCAAAGTTTTCGTCAAAAATCCCAAGGGCGAATGGGCCATACCCCGAGGGAAATGTGAATAAATGATGGTGATCCATATTCTGTTAATTAAAAGAAGTCAAATCAGTGTGCAACAATGCAACAATGTGTTCTCCTGGTAGAGAGGTTAAACTGTGCTGCACTGACCTCAAAGCTGGAGCGATTTTGATCGTTGGCAGAGGACGTGGATGCAGACCCATTTTCAGAActgctaataaaaaaataaaaagactcaGAAATGTAGAGATCAATTTAATAAAATTCATAACATAAATACAAATCCTTGCCTTGTTTCTTCAGGCAGTTCCTCAATGAAACCCGACTCACAGCGCGGGCATGTGTAGTCCTACAGATCAGAAGTAGAGAATCCAAAGTTATTGCCAAGCATGCTTGCACAAGCTAGGCATGTTTGTTCATCACCAAAACTTGCAGTACCTAAACCTTTCTCAAGATTGTGCAATACAGCCCTACAGACCCTCAGTAGGAGATCTAAGAGcactgtctgtctttttaatctGGCTACTATGGTTAGTATAAATATTGCATTGTGTCACTGAAAACAGGACAACAtagtaaaacatttaactgtaaaGACAGCGATGAAAGCTGACATGATGGATTTTTCCCCTTTCATAAAAGTTTAATAAGAAGTGTAATCCTCGAATGGCTAAAATAACATCTACTATAGAGGATTTAAGCCTTAGTTTGAAAAGCAAACCATGGTCTGTTGCTGGCAGCAAGGTAAATCTAATATAGTTTGTTATCAATACTTTAATCCAGTTCACTTCTTACAGATGTCAATGCAGGTATGATGTCTGAGTCAGGGATTTGGCATCCCATTACTTCTGCAATAAGAGTTTACTTAGCAGCAATTTGCTACAAACACCAACATGACCTTGGTCCAGAAAATCTTTGCCTTTCAAAGTACTCATACCTCTtgaatgtttttcacattttgtgtgaCGAACAGACATAAAGTGGTGAATgattgtgaagcagaaggaaaatcatacatggtttcgaacattttttacaaataaaaatctaacaagTGTGGCATGCTTTTGTATTTTCCACCCTCAATTTTGTAGAACACCTTCTGTTGCAATAATGAGTCATTTGGGGGAACGTTCCTACTGGCTTGGAGCATTTTctaagcaaaataaatcaagctTGGCAAGATTGCTGAGATTCTCAATTAGAATttggtgtggactttgactaggccattctagcaTATTAATATCccttgatctaaaccatgcTGTTGTACATCTGGTTGTATGTTCAGTGTCGCTGTCCTAATGGAAGGTGAAACTAAGACCCCAAGTCTCttccaacaagttttcttccaggattcatCTGTAGTTAGCTTCCCATTAACCCCGACCAGCTCCCTTGTCTCTGCTGAATACcagcatccccacatcatgtTGCTGCAAAGGCTACGGTATACTGTGGAGATTTGGGCAGTGTTCATTTTCTGTCACAAATAGCATTTTTCATGTAGGCGAACAACTTTaagtttggtctcatctgaccagattaCATTCTTCTTGTGGGCTGTGACACCTATATGGCTTGTCAAAAACTCAGTGGCGAACTCCTACAACTTTCTTCCTCTCCCTCTTCCATAAAAAGCCGGATCTGTCGAGAGCACAGCTAAtagtttttctgtcaaaacattcttccacctgagtcGTGACACTATGTagcccctccagagttaccatgggcctcttgacaGCTTCTCTCATTAATGCTGTTCCTGCCTAGTCAGTCAGTTAGTTGGACGGCAGAGTCTTAATAGTCTTGCAATTGAACCAtactcttttttgtttttcattttcagatgatggattgaacagtgcctcaggagatgtttaaagcttgggatattgttcaATTACCTAATCcttcttttaaaatgtcaacaacGTTATTACTGACctttctggtgtgttccttggtcttcatcatACTGTttattcattaatgttctcaaatctcagaggccttcacagaatagtTGTATTTATACAGAGCTTAAATTACATAAAGGTGCACTCTGATCAGTAATTAGTTGTCTTCTGAAGAAAATTTGGCTACACTGGATTTTAGTTAGGGGTATCAAAGTGATGCAG
This genomic interval from Girardinichthys multiradiatus isolate DD_20200921_A chromosome 6, DD_fGirMul_XY1, whole genome shotgun sequence contains the following:
- the rnf126 gene encoding E3 ubiquitin-protein ligase RNF126 isoform X1, translating into MSLAAIRPYSNAYPVQEMAEAPPRPNRFFCHRCSAEISPRLPDYTCPRCESGFIEELPEETSSSENGSASTSSANDQNRSSFENMDHHHLFTFPSGYGPFALGIFDENFDLRSRLSTEDNREAENRREREMASRQRYSARQPRGRHVPRRQGSRHEGVPTLEGIIQQLVNGIIAPTAMPNIGMGPWGMLHSSPMDYAWGANGLDAIITQLLNQFENTGPPPADRERIKSLPTISITQEHVSAGLECPVCKEDYSVDESVRQLPCNHLFHNDCIVPWLEQHDTCPVCRKSLSGQNTATDPPVLSGINFSPPSSSSSSSPSSPSNDNAASNS
- the rnf126 gene encoding E3 ubiquitin-protein ligase RNF126 isoform X2 produces the protein MSLAAIRPYSNAYPVQEMAEAPPRPNRFFCHRCSAEISPRLPDYTCPRCESGFIEELPEETSSENGSASTSSANDQNRSSFENMDHHHLFTFPSGYGPFALGIFDENFDLRSRLSTEDNREAENRREREMASRQRYSARQPRGRHVPRRQGSRHEGVPTLEGIIQQLVNGIIAPTAMPNIGMGPWGMLHSSPMDYAWGANGLDAIITQLLNQFENTGPPPADRERIKSLPTISITQEHVSAGLECPVCKEDYSVDESVRQLPCNHLFHNDCIVPWLEQHDTCPVCRKSLSGQNTATDPPVLSGINFSPPSSSSSSSPSSPSNDNAASNS